One genomic segment of Hordeum vulgare subsp. vulgare chromosome 2H, MorexV3_pseudomolecules_assembly, whole genome shotgun sequence includes these proteins:
- the LOC123430418 gene encoding protein THYLAKOID ASSEMBLY 8, chloroplastic-like: protein MLSSPLAFSPHRLTPSAASVRRSTSSTITMRDRGKNRKPTQRGRYLSTEAIQAVQSLKRATLSGAPAAGAVATDPKLRRLLKADMVAVFRELAAQGEAHLALKVFEEIRKEHWYKPRLFWYVDLITVLASKGLRSEVGKACSYLKREQLEPDTDGFNLLLKTLLDAEFTQLTMDCFRLMKLWDSEPDRTTYITLVKGLESLGEMDLSAKMRLEAESDYGDLWDFFEEEETI, encoded by the exons ATGCTCTCCTCGCCGCTCGCCTTCTCTCCTCACCGCCTAACCCCTTCCGCCGCCTCTGTTCGCCGGAGCACATCTTCCACCATCACGATGCGGGACCGGGGCAAGAACCGGAAGCCGACGCAGCGGGGGCGCTACCTCAGCACCGAGGCCATCCAGGCCGTCCAGTCCCTGAAGCGCGCCACCCTCTCTGGAGCCCCCGCTGCTGGCGCCGTCGCCACAGACCCCAAGCTGCGGCGGCTCCTGAAGGCCGACATGGTCGCCGTCTTCCGCGAGCTCGCGGCGCAGGGCGAAGCCCACCTGGCACTCAAG GTCTTTGAGGAGATTCGAAAGGAGCACTGGTACAAGCCTAGGTTGTTCTGGTATGTTGATCTTATTACAGTGCTTGCTAGCAAAGGATTGAGGTCCGAGGTTGGCAAAGCCTGTTCCTATCTGAAGAGGGAACAATTGGAACCTGACACCGATGGTTTCAATCTGCTTCTGAAGACCCTTCTAGATGCTGAGTTCACACAATTAACAATGGACTGCTTCCGTCTTATGAAGCTATGGGACAGTGAACCTGACAGGACAACATACATAACGCTGGTCAAGGGTCTTGAATCCCTAGGAGAGATGGATCTATCTGCTAAGATGAGGTTGGAAGCAGAAAGTGACTATGGTGACCTCTGGGACTTCTTTGAGGAAGAGGAGACGATTTAG